One stretch of Pararhizobium qamdonense DNA includes these proteins:
- the prmC gene encoding peptide chain release factor N(5)-glutamine methyltransferase — protein sequence MTDTLDSLFAEARSRFLRAHIGEAALDARVLISGLLDLPAVAFMTRGEEIVSPKDAQRIRDAIERRAAHEPVHRILGSREFYGLTLCMSPDTLEPRPDSEMIVEGLVPFAQRFVEQKGSCHLIDLGTGTGAICLALLSAVPQATGVGSDLSTGAVAMARANAERNGLSERFAGVESDWFSTIAGKFDIIVSNPPYIRTSVVASLAPEVRDHDPALALDGGADGLDAYRTIAAHAARHLAEDGIVGVEIGYDQLQVVGQIFEEEGFSVIDRVKDLGGNDRAILFTFGR from the coding sequence ATGACCGATACGCTCGACAGCCTGTTTGCCGAGGCGCGGTCGCGGTTTCTGCGGGCGCATATCGGCGAGGCGGCGCTCGACGCGCGGGTGCTGATTTCCGGCCTGCTCGACCTGCCGGCCGTGGCCTTCATGACGCGCGGCGAAGAGATCGTGTCGCCGAAGGATGCGCAGCGCATTCGCGATGCCATCGAGCGGCGGGCAGCGCACGAGCCGGTTCACCGCATTCTCGGGAGCCGCGAATTCTATGGCCTGACGCTCTGCATGTCGCCTGACACGCTGGAGCCACGCCCGGATTCGGAAATGATCGTTGAGGGGCTTGTTCCTTTCGCTCAGCGGTTTGTGGAGCAGAAGGGGTCCTGCCATCTGATCGATCTGGGCACCGGCACGGGGGCGATCTGCCTGGCGCTGCTGAGCGCCGTGCCGCAGGCAACAGGCGTCGGGTCCGATCTTTCTACAGGCGCCGTTGCAATGGCGAGGGCCAATGCCGAACGCAACGGCTTGAGTGAGCGCTTTGCCGGCGTTGAAAGCGACTGGTTTTCGACGATTGCCGGCAAGTTCGACATCATCGTGTCAAATCCACCCTATATACGCACCAGCGTGGTGGCATCGCTGGCGCCCGAAGTGCGCGATCATGATCCGGCGCTGGCACTTGACGGCGGCGCCGATGGTCTGGATGCCTATCGCACCATTGCCGCCCATGCTGCGCGCCATCTGGCTGAGGACGGCATTGTCGGGGTGGAAATCGGCTACGACCAGTTGCAGGTGGTCGGTCAGATTTTCGAGGAGGAGGGCTTTAGCGTGATCGACCGGGTGAAGGACCTCGGCGGAAACGACCGCGCCATCCTCTTCACTTTCGGGCGGTAA
- the ptsP gene encoding phosphoenolpyruvate--protein phosphotransferase, producing MRDLSAGPRVLLKRLRELMAEPLEPQDRLDQIVRQIAQNMVAEVCSVYVLRSDGVLELYATEGLNKDAVHLAQLKMGQGLVGTIAASARPLNLSDAQAHPAFTYLPETGEEIYHSFLGVPILRTGRSLGVLVVQNKASRTYRDDEVEAMETTAMVLAEMVATGELKKLTRPGLELDLSRPVTIDGSSFNDGIGLGYVVLHEPRIVVTNLLNDDTDHELGRLAEALGSLRISIDDMLSRRDVSMEGEHRAVLEAYRMFAHDRGWVRKLEEAIRNGLTAEAAVERVQSETKARMIRLTDPYLRERMHDFDDLANRLLRQLTGYGAKMSATDFPNDAIVVARAMGAAELLDYPRENVRGLVLEDGAVTSHVVIVARAMGISVVGQAAGVVALAENGDAIIVDGDDAKVHLRPMADLQRAYEEKVRLRARKQEQFKALRGVEPVTLDGKRIKLQMNAGLLVDLPQLAESGAEGIGLFRTELQFMIASTMPKMEEQELFYRNVMKQAAGKPVTFRTLDIGGDKVVPYFRAAEEENPALGWRAIRLSLDRPGLLRTQLRAMLRASAGQELRIMLPMVTEVSELRTVRELLQKEIQRQSKIGEQLPRKLQFGAMLEVPALLWQLDELMDEVDFVSVGSNDLFQFSMAVDRGNARVSDRFDVLGRPFLRILRDIVRAGERNDTSVTLCGEMASKPLSAMALLGIGYRSVSMSPTAVGPVKAMLLALDIDKLSAMLHAALDDKRDHTPVRDLLVEFAAQTGVPL from the coding sequence ATGAGAGACCTCTCTGCAGGTCCACGCGTCCTGCTCAAGCGGTTGCGCGAACTGATGGCGGAACCGCTCGAGCCGCAGGATCGCCTTGACCAGATTGTTCGCCAGATTGCGCAGAACATGGTCGCAGAAGTGTGTTCGGTCTACGTGCTGCGCTCCGACGGCGTGCTCGAACTCTATGCCACGGAAGGCCTCAACAAGGACGCCGTGCATCTGGCGCAATTGAAGATGGGGCAGGGCCTCGTCGGCACGATCGCGGCATCCGCCCGTCCGCTCAATCTTTCGGACGCGCAGGCGCATCCGGCCTTTACCTACCTTCCGGAAACCGGCGAAGAAATCTATCACTCGTTCCTCGGCGTGCCGATCCTGCGCACCGGCCGCTCTCTCGGCGTTCTCGTCGTGCAGAACAAGGCAAGCCGCACCTATCGCGACGACGAAGTCGAGGCGATGGAAACGACGGCGATGGTGCTGGCCGAGATGGTGGCGACCGGCGAGCTGAAGAAGCTCACGCGTCCGGGGCTGGAACTCGACCTTTCGCGGCCGGTGACGATCGACGGCTCGAGCTTCAACGACGGGATCGGCCTCGGTTATGTCGTGCTGCATGAGCCGCGCATCGTCGTCACCAATCTCCTGAACGACGATACCGACCATGAGCTTGGCCGGCTGGCCGAAGCCTTGGGATCGCTGCGGATCTCGATCGACGACATGCTGTCGCGCCGCGACGTATCCATGGAAGGCGAACACCGCGCGGTTCTGGAAGCCTACCGGATGTTTGCGCATGATCGCGGCTGGGTCAGAAAGCTCGAGGAGGCGATCCGCAACGGCCTGACGGCGGAAGCGGCGGTCGAACGCGTGCAGAGCGAAACCAAGGCAAGGATGATCCGCCTGACGGATCCTTACCTGCGCGAGCGCATGCATGATTTCGACGATCTCGCCAACCGGCTGCTCAGGCAGCTGACCGGCTATGGCGCGAAAATGTCGGCGACGGATTTTCCCAACGACGCGATCGTCGTGGCGCGCGCCATGGGGGCAGCCGAACTGCTCGATTATCCCCGCGAAAATGTGCGCGGCCTGGTGCTCGAAGATGGAGCCGTCACCAGCCATGTGGTGATCGTGGCGCGCGCCATGGGTATTTCGGTGGTGGGCCAGGCGGCGGGTGTGGTGGCGCTGGCTGAAAATGGCGACGCCATCATCGTCGATGGCGACGATGCCAAGGTGCATTTGCGGCCGATGGCCGACCTGCAGCGGGCGTATGAGGAAAAGGTCAGGCTGCGGGCGCGCAAGCAGGAGCAGTTCAAGGCGCTGCGCGGCGTCGAGCCGGTGACGCTGGACGGCAAGCGGATCAAGCTGCAGATGAATGCCGGCCTTCTGGTCGATCTGCCGCAGCTGGCTGAATCCGGCGCCGAGGGCATCGGCCTGTTCCGCACCGAGCTGCAGTTCATGATCGCATCGACCATGCCGAAAATGGAAGAGCAGGAGCTGTTCTACCGCAACGTCATGAAACAGGCGGCAGGCAAGCCGGTGACGTTCCGTACGCTCGATATCGGCGGCGACAAGGTCGTGCCCTATTTCCGCGCGGCGGAAGAGGAAAACCCGGCGCTCGGCTGGCGGGCGATCCGCCTGTCGCTTGACCGTCCCGGCCTTTTGCGCACGCAATTGCGCGCCATGCTTAGGGCGTCTGCGGGCCAGGAACTGCGCATCATGCTGCCGATGGTGACGGAGGTCTCCGAGCTGCGCACGGTGCGCGAGCTGCTGCAGAAGGAAATCCAGCGGCAGTCGAAGATCGGCGAGCAATTGCCGCGCAAGCTGCAATTCGGCGCCATGCTGGAAGTGCCGGCACTGTTGTGGCAGCTGGACGAGCTGATGGACGAGGTGGATTTCGTCTCGGTCGGCTCCAACGACCTGTTCCAGTTCTCGATGGCGGTCGATCGCGGCAATGCGCGGGTGTCCGACCGGTTCGACGTGCTCGGCCGGCCGTTCCTGCGCATCCTGCGCGACATCGTGCGGGCGGGGGAACGCAACGACACCTCGGTGACGCTGTGCGGCGAGATGGCCAGCAAGCCGCTCTCGGCAATGGCGCTGCTCGGCATCGGCTACCGCTCCGTCTCGATGTCGCCGACGGCGGTCGGGCCGGTCAAGGCGATGCTCCTGGCCCTCGACATCGACAAGCTCTCGGCCATGCTGCACGCGGCGCTGGACGACAAGCGCGACCACACGCCGGTGCGCGATCTTCTGGTGGAGTTTGCGGCGCAGACTGGGGTTCCGTTGTAG
- the prfA gene encoding peptide chain release factor 1, whose translation MATLPVEKMRELERRFSEIEARMAEGPAADVYVKLASEYSELQPVVTKIRLYEKAQAELADVNTLLTARDTDREMRDLAEMEKPDIEERIENLEQEMQILLLPKDAADEKSAILEIRAGTGGSEAALFAGDLFRMYERYAAGKGWKVEVLSASDGDAGGFKEIIATVTGRGVFSKLKFESGVHRVQRVPDTETQGRIHTSAATVAVLPEAEDIDIEIRQEDIRIDTMRSSGAGGQHVNTTDSAVRITHMPSGIVVTSSEKSQHQNRAKAMQVLRSRLYDMERQKADSERSASRKSQVGSGDRSERIRTYNFPQGRVTDHRINLTLYKIDRMMMGEIDEVVDALLADYQADQLAQLGEVKG comes from the coding sequence TTGGCAACCTTACCTGTTGAAAAGATGCGCGAGCTGGAGCGGCGGTTTTCCGAGATCGAGGCGCGGATGGCCGAGGGGCCGGCGGCGGATGTTTATGTGAAGCTGGCGTCGGAATATTCCGAGCTGCAGCCGGTGGTGACGAAAATCCGGCTGTACGAGAAGGCGCAGGCCGAGCTTGCCGACGTCAACACGCTTTTGACTGCGAGGGATACCGACCGCGAGATGCGCGATCTCGCCGAGATGGAAAAGCCTGACATTGAGGAGCGGATCGAAAACCTCGAGCAGGAGATGCAGATCCTGCTCCTGCCGAAGGACGCGGCCGACGAGAAGAGTGCGATCCTGGAAATCCGCGCCGGGACCGGCGGATCGGAAGCGGCACTGTTTGCCGGCGATCTCTTCCGGATGTATGAGCGCTATGCTGCGGGCAAGGGCTGGAAGGTCGAGGTGCTTTCGGCCAGCGACGGCGATGCCGGGGGTTTCAAGGAAATCATTGCGACCGTGACCGGGCGCGGCGTGTTTTCCAAGCTGAAATTCGAATCCGGCGTGCACCGGGTGCAGCGCGTGCCCGACACGGAAACGCAAGGGCGTATCCATACCTCTGCTGCGACCGTCGCGGTTTTGCCGGAGGCCGAGGATATCGACATCGAGATCCGTCAGGAAGATATCCGGATCGACACGATGCGCTCGTCGGGCGCCGGCGGCCAGCATGTCAACACGACGGATTCGGCTGTGCGCATTACCCATATGCCATCCGGTATCGTCGTCACGTCATCGGAAAAATCGCAGCACCAGAACCGCGCCAAGGCCATGCAGGTGCTGCGTTCGCGGCTCTACGACATGGAGCGGCAAAAGGCCGACAGCGAACGCTCGGCCTCGCGCAAGAGCCAGGTCGGGTCGGGCGACCGCTCCGAGCGCATCCGCACCTATAATTTCCCGCAGGGGCGCGTGACAGACCACCGCATCAACCTGACGCTCTACAAGATCGACCGGATGATGATGGGCGAAATCGACGAAGTGGTGGATGCGCTTCTGGCCGATTACCAGGCCGATCAGCTGGCGCAGCTGGGCGAGGTCAAGGGATGA
- a CDS encoding DUF4167 domain-containing protein encodes MRPGQQNKRGRGRNNNNTSSNNNGGGGNNNNNHNRKGSNPLTRTYDSSGPDVKIRGTAQHIAEKYSTLARDAQSSGDRVVAENYLQHAEHYNRIIAAAQAQMQERFQRDDRGDYNERNEFQDRDGNERDDDLDQNDSDENSVGQDQQVEQERHHQQAERQQRQQRQQPEGERQQPQAEQQDRQRQPDQERPRQDRQQRQDRPRPPRPERSEQPRSEQARPDLAPQPVIDGSGPQPVIEGTPVEVSLEEEAPTGRAPTRRRTAPRPRRQPRRGEAGGDDAAADAGTDGEKGGDAPALEPVATE; translated from the coding sequence ATGAGGCCAGGACAGCAGAACAAGCGCGGCCGTGGGCGTAACAACAACAATACCAGCAGCAACAACAATGGTGGCGGTGGTAACAACAATAACAATCATAACCGGAAGGGTTCCAACCCGCTGACCCGGACCTATGACAGTTCCGGCCCGGACGTGAAGATCCGCGGCACAGCCCAGCACATTGCCGAGAAATATTCGACGCTCGCGCGCGACGCGCAGAGCTCCGGCGACCGTGTCGTGGCAGAAAACTACCTGCAGCACGCTGAACACTATAACCGCATCATTGCAGCCGCACAGGCGCAGATGCAGGAACGTTTCCAGCGCGACGATCGTGGCGACTATAACGAGCGCAACGAATTCCAGGATCGCGACGGCAACGAGCGCGACGACGATCTGGACCAGAACGACAGCGATGAAAATTCCGTCGGTCAGGACCAGCAGGTCGAGCAGGAGCGCCATCACCAGCAGGCCGAACGCCAGCAGCGGCAGCAACGCCAGCAGCCGGAAGGCGAGCGCCAGCAGCCGCAGGCCGAACAGCAGGACCGCCAGCGCCAGCCCGATCAGGAGCGTCCGCGCCAGGATCGCCAGCAGCGGCAGGACCGCCCGCGCCCGCCGCGTCCCGAACGCAGCGAGCAGCCGCGTTCCGAGCAGGCTCGCCCCGATCTCGCGCCGCAGCCGGTGATCGACGGTTCCGGCCCGCAGCCGGTCATCGAAGGCACGCCGGTCGAGGTTTCGCTGGAGGAGGAGGCACCGACGGGCCGCGCTCCGACACGCCGCCGCACCGCGCCTCGCCCCCGCCGCCAGCCGCGCCGCGGCGAAGCCGGTGGTGACGATGCTGCTGCAGATGCAGGCACCGACGGTGAAAAGGGCGGCGACGCGCCGGCCCTGGAGCCCGTTGCGACGGAATGA